A region of Lycium barbarum isolate Lr01 chromosome 3, ASM1917538v2, whole genome shotgun sequence DNA encodes the following proteins:
- the LOC132633418 gene encoding lysM domain receptor-like kinase 3 — protein MDHIKSTFLAILCLFTIFKIVPFCQSYPTPSNCTDTGRLCTSFLAFKPTKEQTLPVIQSMFDVLPNDITVEGNGKGYVFIRKNCSCATGMNMYLTNTTFTVRKNNGSVYNIVVDAYDGLAYFPTNFTREAKKGAVVSLKLICGCSSGLWNYLMSYVMTDDDTVGSLSSRFGVSMDNIETVNGIANPDNFTVGSLYYVPLNSVPGDPYPDTVPAPAPAPAVADISGVVENHKSHAIYWWIIGGLGSGLLLIAVILAFVSWRSSRCFSSTERSHTAGSNEKISHKFQILRNTSFCCASGRYIGDRQEPNGESSDQQMNIPKVIGTDVFDMEKPLVFAYEDILSSTDGFSDSNLLGHGTYGSVYYAILRNQEVAIKRMTATKTKEFTAEMKVLCKVHHLNLVELIGYAVSNDELFLVYEYAQKGSLKSHLHDPQNKGHTPLSWIMRVQIALDAARGLEYIHEHTKPHYVHRDIKTSNILLDDSFRAKISDFGLSKLMGITNDGDASVTRVVGTYGYVAPEYLRDGLATKKTDVYAFGVVLFEMLSGKEAVTPTEGNVMKTAERRSLVSIMLSALRNSPDSTSMASLKDQLDPSLMDLYPSDCVFKVATLAKQCADDDPILRPDMKQVVITLSQILLSSVEWEATLAGNSQVFSGIVQGR, from the exons ATGGATCATATAAAATCAACATTTCTTGCAATACTTTGTCTGTTCACCATTTTCAAGATTGTCCCTTTTTGTCAATCATACCCTACTCCATCAAACTGTACTGACACTGGTCGTTTGTGTACTTCTTTCTTGGCATTTAAACCCACCAAAGAACAGACCCTTCCAGTGATCCAAAGCATGTTTGATGTGTTACCAAATGACATAACTGTGGAAGGAAATGGTAAAGGTTATGTCTTTATAAGAAAGAACTGTTCTTGTGCTACTGGGATGAATATGTATTTGACAAACACAACATTTACTGTTAGAAAGAACAATGGATCTGtgtataatattgttgttgatgcttATGATGGGTTGGCTTATTTTCCAACTAATTTTACAAGGGAAGCTAAGAAAGGAGCAGTGGTTTCATTGAAGCTCATATGTGGATGCTCAAGTGGGTTGTGGAATTATCTCATGAGTTATGTGATGACAGATGATGATACTGTGGGGTCTTTGTCTAGTAGGTTTGGGGTTAGTATGGATAATATTGAGACTGTTAATGGAATTGCCAATCCTGATAATTTCACTGTGGGATCTTTATACTATGTGCCATTGAATTCAG TTCCTGGTGACCCATATCCTGACACCGTTCCTGCTCCTGCTCCGGCACCTGCTGTTGCTGATATTTCAG GAGTTGTGGAGAATCATAAAAGTCATGCTATTTACTGGTGGATAATTGGGGGTTTGGGTTCTGGTCTTCTCTTGATTGCCGTCATTCTTGCTTTTGTTTCGTGGAGGTCGTCAAGATGTTTTTCCAGCACTGAGAGAAGTCACACAGCAGGTTCCAATGAGAAGATTTCTCATAAGTTCCAGATTCTTCGAAATACAAGTTTCTGCTGTGCATCAGGAAGGTACATAGGGGACCGGCAAGAACCGAATGGAGAATCTAGTGACCAACAGATGAATATTCCAAAAG TTATAGGGACTGATGTCTTTGACATGGAAAAACCTCTTGTTTTCGCCTATGAAGACATTCTATCTTCTACTGATGGATTTTCCGACTCCAATCTGCTTGGTCATGGAACTTATGGTTCTGTCTATTACGCCATTCTCCGCAACCAG GAAGTTGCAATCAAAAGAATGACTGCCACGAAAACAAAAGAATTTACTGCCGAGATGAAAGTTTTATGTAAAGTTCATCATCTGAATTTG GTAGAATTGATCGGTTATGCAGTCAGTAATGACGAACTATTCCTCGTTTATGAATATGCCCAGAAGGGCTCTCTTAAAAGCCACTTGCACGATCCTCAGAACAAAG GCCATACACCTCTCTCTTGGATCATGAGGGTCCAAATTGCACTTGATGCTGCTAGAGGTCTAGAATACATTCACGAGCACACCAAGCCGCATTATGTGCATCGAGATATAAAGACTAGTAACATCCTGCTTGATGATTCTTTTAGAGCAAAG ATTTCAGATTTTGGTTTGTCAAAACTTATGGGGATAACTAATGATGGAGACGCTTCTGTAACACGAGTTGTTGGAACCTATGGCTATGTAGCTCCAGA ATATTTGAGGGATGGCCTGGCAACTAAAAAGActgatgtgtatgcatttggtGTTGTTCTTTTTGAGATGCTGTCAGGGAAAGAGGCCGTCACCCCGACTGAAGGCAATGTGATGAAAACTGCAGAAAGACGTTCCTTAGTGTCCATT ATGCTGTCAGCTCTGAGGAACTCACCCGACTCTACTAGTATGGCAAGCTTGAAAGACCAGCTGGATCCCAGTTTGATGGATTTGTACCCTTCTGACTGTGTTTTCAAG GTCGCTACGCTGGCTAAGCAATGTGCGGATGATGATCCAATATTGAGACCGGACATGAAGCAAGTGGTGATTACGCTTTCACAAATACTGTTATCCTCTGTGGAGTGGGAAGCAACTCTTGCTGGGAACAGTCAAGTGTTCAGTGGCATTGTGCAGGGAAGATAG
- the LOC132633417 gene encoding clavaminate synthase-like protein At3g21360 → MPSNLLTQVGIPQQKHFSGVPFPAVLSPNPNTDHTKPQLPQIIKEQKPWIGSLLHQSGAILFRGFPVNSASDFNDVVEAFGYEELPYVGGAAPRTNVVGRVFTSNESPPDQKIPFHHEMAQVPEYPSKLFFFCDVEPGSEGETPIVLSHVVYEKMKNKYPEFVERLEEHGLMYIRVLGEDDDPSSPIGRGWKSTFLTKDKSVAEERAAKLGMKLEWIEDGVKTVTGPIPGIKFNQERKQKIWFNSMVAAYTGWKDARNDPVKAVTFGDGQPLPAEVVHDCLSILEDESVAIPWKKGDVLLIDNLAVLHSRKSFIPPRRVLASLCK, encoded by the exons ATGCCATCAAATTTGTTGACCCAAGTAGGAATACCTCAACAGAAACACTTCAGTGGTGTTCCTTTCCCTGCTGTGTTATCTCCAAACCCAAACACTGATCATACAAAACCACAACTACCTCAGATAATTAAAGAACAAAAACCATGGATTGGATCACTTCTACATCAATCTGGGGCTATTCTTTTCAGGGGATTTCCTGTTAACTCAGCATCAGACTTTAACGATGTTGTTGAAGCTTTTGGCTACGAGGAACTGCCGTATGTGGGTGGTGCTGCTCCTCGTACCAATGTTGTTGGCCGTGTCTTCACCTCTAATGAGTCCCCACCTGATCAAAAAATTCCCTTTCATCATGAAATGGCTCAG GTTCCCGAGTATCCATCAAAGTTGTTTTTCTTTTGTGATGTGGAACCTGGAAGTGAGGGAGAAACTCCAATAGTCCTGAGTCATGTTGTATATGagaagatgaagaataagtaccctgAGTTTGTTGAGCGATTGGAAGAGCATGGCTTAATGTATATAAGGGTATTAGGAGAAGATGATGATCCTTCTTCCCCAATTGGCCGAGGCTGGAAGTCTACATTTTTAACCAAAGACAAAAGTGTGGCTGAAGAGAG GGCTGCCAAGTTAGGGATGAAGCTGGAATGGATAGAAGATGGAGTTAAAACTGTAACGGGACCTATACCAGGCATCAAATTCAACCAAGAAAGGAAGCAGAAAATATGGTTCAATAGCATGGTAGCTGCTTATACTGGATGGAAAGATGCTAGAAATGATCCCGTGAAAGCAGTCACTTTTGGAGATGGTCAGCCTTTGCCTGCTGAAGTTGTACATGATTGTTTAAGCATCCTTGAGGATGAAAGTGTTGCGATTCCATGGAAGAAAGGTGATGTCTTgctgattgataatttggctgttCTTCACTCCAGGAAATCTTTCATCCCACCTCGTCGTGTATTAGCTTCACTCTGCAAGTAG
- the LOC132631528 gene encoding uncharacterized protein LOC132631528: MSLVTREATLRTLKACLTKAQCRMKSQADKKRTDGTYDIGDWAYIKFQPYIQLSLRSHTFHKLSAKFFGPFQITAKVGQVAYTLDLPEDAKIHPIFHISQLKRKLGSQSASATLLVFHSDSGHALLTPEVVLDRRLI; this comes from the coding sequence ATGAGTTTGGTTACTAGAGAAGCTACATTGAGGACTCTCAAAGCTTGTTTGACTAAGGCTCAATGCAGAATGAAATCACAAGCTGATAAAAAGAGGACAGACGGGACCTATGACATTGGTGATTGGGCCTATATCAAGTTTCAACCATACATACAACTATCCCTTAGATCTCACACATTTCATAAACTTTCAGCTAAATTCTTCGGTCCTTTTCAGATCACTGCCAAGGTTGGTCAAGTTGCTTACACCTTGGACTTACCTGAGGATGCTAAAATCCACCCCATCTTTCACATTTCACAACTAAAGAGGAAACTTGGTTCTCAGTCTGCTTCAGCTACCCTCCTTGTTTTTCATTCAGACTCAGGTCATGCGCTCCTAACTCCTGAAGTTGTATTAGACAGGAGATTGATTTAg